A region from the Poecilia reticulata strain Guanapo linkage group LG12, Guppy_female_1.0+MT, whole genome shotgun sequence genome encodes:
- the rnf170 gene encoding E3 ubiquitin-protein ligase RNF170, with protein MEDGQGGDLDYLIQDEDTIIEGVSNQVLFVVVVSFTLLAGIFTLLCRQEEQNIHPENQEHVRAVRQQLQTEQDENPQAEARQQYYTDMSCPVCLQQAVLPVETNCGHLFCGSCLIAYWRYGTWLGAINCPICRQMVTLLFPLFHEHAAPQRVQDGEAEPQLILRDINDYNRRFSGQPRSLMDRLRDVPTLLRHAFREMFSVGGLFWMFRIRILLCLIGAITYLASPLDILPEALFGLLGFMDDFFVILLLFVYISIMYREVVTQRLNG; from the exons ATGGAGGATGGTCAAGGTGGGGACTTGGACTACCTGATCCAAGATGAGGACACCATCATTGAGGGTGTTAGCAACCAGGTTTTGTTTGTAGTGGTTGTCAGTTTCACATTGCTTGCAGGCATCTTCACTTTGCTCTGCAG ACAGGAAGAGCAGAATATCCATCCTGAAAATCAGGAGCACGTTCGAGCTGTCCGACAGCAGCTCCAAACTGAGCAG GATGAAAATCCGCAGGCAGAGGCTAGACAGCAGTATTACACAGACATGTCTTGCCCTGTGTGTTTACAGCAGGCTGTGCTGCCTGTGGAGACCAACTGTGGACACCTTTTCTGTG GCTCCTGCCTTATAGCTTATTGGAGGTACGGCACCTGGCTGGGTGCGATCAACTGCCCAATCTGCAGACAAATG gTAACACTTCTGTTCCCGTTATTTCACGAGCACGCCGCTCCTCAGAGGGTTCAGGACGGCGAGGCCGAACCTCAGCTTATATTACGAGACATCAACGATTACAACCGAAGATTTTCTGGTCAGCCAAGATCT CTTATGGACAGGCTGCGGGACGTCCCCACCCTGCTCCGTCATGCCTTCAGGGAGATGTTTTCTGTGGGCGGACTCTTCTGGATGTTCCGGATTCGAATCCTTCTCTGTCTCATCGGTGCCATCACCTACCTGGCCTCGCCACTCGACATTCTCCCGGAAGCTCTTTTCGGCCTTCTGGGCTTCATGGACGACTTCTTTGTGATCCTCCTCCTGTTTGTGTACATCTCTATCATGTACAGAGAAGTGGTTACGCAGAGGCTTAACGGCTAG
- the gpn3 gene encoding GPN-loop GTPase 3 encodes MPRYAQLVMGPAGSGKSTYCSTMVQHAESLNRSVQVVNLDPAAEYFNYPVMADIRELIQVDDVMEDNSLRFGPNGGLVFCMEYFANNFDWLEESLGHVEDDYILFDCPGQIELYTHLPVMKQLVEQLQQWEFRICGVFLVDSQFMVESFKFISGVMAALSAMVSLEIPQVNVMTKMDLLAPKAKKEIEKYLDPDMYSMMEDNSDTFRSKKFKKLTKAICGLIEDYSMVRFLPFDRTDEEGINIVLQHIDFSIQYGEDLEVKEPKEVDEEQSNLNYDEIFQDKVSS; translated from the exons ATGCCTCGTTATGCACAGTTAGTTATGGGCCCAGCTGGAAGCGGCAAG agtACCTACTGCTCCACCATGGTTCAGCACGCAGAGTCGTTAAACCGCTCAGTCCAGGTGGTGAACCTGGATCCTGCTGCAGAGTATTTTAATTACCCTGTTATGGCAG aCATCCGTGAACTCATTCAGGTGGATGACGTAATGGAGGATAACTCTCTGAGATTTGGCCCTAATGGAGGCCTGGTCTTCTGTATGGAGTACTTTGCCAACAACTTTGACTGGCTGGAAGAAAGCCTGGGCCACGTAGAAGATGACTACATATTGTTTGATTGCCCAG GTCAGATTGAGCTTTACACACACCTCCCTGTGATGAAGCAGCTGGTGGAGCAGCTCCAGCAGTGGGAGTTTCGCATTTGCGGGGTCTTTTTGGTAGACTCGCAGTTTATGGTCGAGTCTTTTAAG TTCATCTCAGGAGTTATGGCTGCCCTCAGTGCAATGGTGTCGTTAGAAATTCCTCAAGTAAATGTCATGACAAAAATGGACCTGCTTGCTCCAAAGGCTAAGaaggaaattgaaaa GTACTTGGATCCAGACATGTACTCCATGATGGAAGATAACTCTGACACTTTCAGAAgcaaaaagttcaaaaagctTACTAAAGCAATTTGTGGTTTG ATAGAAGACTACAGCATGGTAAGATTCCTGCCTTTTGACCGTACAGATGAGGAGGGGATAAACATAGTTCTGCAGCACATTGACTTCTCCATACAGTATGGAGAGGACCTGGAGGTTAAGGAGCCTAag GAAGTTGACGAAGAGCAGTCCAACCTGAATTATGACGAGATCTTTCAAGACAAAGTCAGCAGCTGA
- the arpc3 gene encoding actin-related protein 2/3 complex subunit 3 has product MPAYHSSLMVPETRLVGNMALLPVKTQFKGPARGDGVDSDIIDEAIYYFKANVFFKNYEIKNEADRTLIYVTLYISECLKKLQKCSSRSQGEKEMYTLGITNFPIPGEPGFPLNAMYAKPGNKQEDETMRAYLQQLRQETGLRLCDRVFDPQTDKPSKWWLCFVKKQFMNKSLSAPGQ; this is encoded by the exons ATGCCG gctTATCACTCAAGCTTGATGGTCCCTGAAACCAGGCTGGTGGGAAACATGGCCCTGCTTCCCGTCAAAACACAGTTCAAGGGACCAGCAAGAGGAGACG gCGTAGATTCTGACATCATAGATGAAGCAATCTACTACTTCAAGgccaatgttttctttaagaatTACGAAATCAAG aatGAGGCTGACAGGACACTGATCTACGTTACACTCTACATTTCTGAATGCCTAAAGAAGCTACAGAAG TGCAGCTCTAGGAGCCAAGGAGAAAAGGAGATGTACACTCTGGGCATCACAAACTTTCCCATTCCTGGAGAACCTGGCTTCCCTCTTAATGCTATGTATGCCAAGCCCGGAAACAAGCAGGAGGACG AGACAATGAGGGCGTACCTGCAGCAGCTTCGCCAGGAGACCGGTTTAAGGCTATGTGATCGTGTGTTTGACCCGCAAACAGACAAACCCAGCAAG tggtggTTGTGCTTTGTGAAGAAGCAGTTCATGAACAAAAGTCTCTCTGCTCCTGGACAGTGA